ACGATCTACGATCTCTCTGTGAACACGGCTCGCTGGGAGCCTGACGCCGTCCTCGATATGCTCGTCACCGCGGTCGAACGCTACGACGCCGACGGCGACGAAGGGAAAACACCAGTCGACACCGACTACGAGTTCTAATGTCGCTTCGTGGTCCACCCGAGGAACGGTCCCCTGCCGAGCTGCTCACCTTCGGCGTCGTCAACCTCGACAAGCCGCCAGGGCCGTCCTCACACCAGGTCAGCGGCTGGCTGCGCGACGCCGTCGACGAGACGCTCGCCGACCGCGGTGCCGACGTCACCATCGACCGCGCCGCCCACGCGGGGACGCTCGATCCCAAGGTGACCGGGTGTCTCCCGATCATGCTCGGCGATGCGACCCGTCTCGCGCCGGTCTTCCTCGAGGGGGCCAAGGAGTACGTCGCCGTCCTCGAGTGTCACGCGCCGGTGCCGGCTGACGCCGAATCGGTCGTCGCCGAGTTCGAGGGGCCGATCTACCAGAAGCCCCCGCGCAAGAGTGCCGTGTCCCGTCGCCTGCGTGTGCGCGAGATTTACGATCTCGAAGTCCTCGAGGCCGAAGAGCGGCGCCTCCTCTTGCGGATCCGCTGTGAGAGCGGGACCTACGTCCGCAAGCTCTGTCACGATCTGGGGCTGGCACTTGGAACCGGCGCTCACATGGGCCACCTCCGCCGGACGCTGACGGAGCCGTTCGACGACCAGACGCTCCACAACGCTCACGACTTCCTCGATGCGCTGGCGTTCTGGCTCGAGGACGACGACCCCGACCCCCTGTACGAGGTCGTCGACCCCGCCGAACGGATCCTCGAGGGGATCCCCAGCGTCGTGATCGCCGAAAGCGCGGCCCGCGAGGTGGCAAACGGTGCGCCGGTCTACGCGCCGGGCGTCATCGAGGCCGACGACGACATCGAGCATGGATCGCTCGTGGCCTGCTATACGCCAAACGGTGCGGCAGTGTGTCTCGGCGAGTTGGTCGGCTCGCCGGACGCTGATAGCGGCCTCGTCGTCGACCTCGAGCGCGTGCTGGTCTGATACGGTCTGCTGTCACGAGTGGCCGGCCCGACCGGAGGGCGGTCGCGGTCCCACCGGACATGACTGACGGGAGTCCGTATGAGGCCGGCAGTCGGTTCGAAACCGGGTGACACACCTCTCGTGAAACGACACCCTTAAACGGCAGACGACCATCGATCCAAGTACGGGACCGTGGGGTAGTGGTATCCTCTGCGGATGGGGTCCGTAGGACCCGAGTTCAATTCTCGGCGGTCCCATTTTCACGACGCAACGAGCGAGAGAGCGACGTGACTGCTGTGCGTGTGGGCAGCAAAAATGGCAGCAGCGACCAACTTCGCTGTGACCGTTACACGGTCATCTTCTCACAGCGATCAACTCGTGGTCGCTCGTATTCCTGAGACGGGCGTAATACTGTCTGCTGTTCACATACAATTCGCACTAGTGCTGTTGTGAAACGAGTCTCAGTCGTGTTGACCGTGTCGTCACGGTTGGCTTCGAGACGGAGCGTCGTCATCGACCGTACGAAACGAGGCATCACTACAGGGACAGACGTTATGTCCACTTACCGGCCACACTGTCCCGTCTGGCGCTACCCAGACGACGCCTGCTTTTCCGCAGCGTTCACAGATACCGAGTTTTCGTTCCTTCTCCGTCTCAGTCTCTCTCATCACAGACATCGTGGACAGCTACTACAATAACTGTTGTTATCGCTCACGTTCCTGCTACTCGTCGCATCTACCGTTCAGAGGTTGCAGAACCAAGTCTACGGACATTTGTTCGGGGAACAACACTTACAAGCGCGACGCCGTCGCGGGTTGGGCGACGCCGAGAGGTCACAGACTTCCTATCGACGCGAACAGCGACTCTCTGATAGGACTCCTGTGAGTGGGTGCCGGCGACCCCCGACCTGCCATGCGGGTGCGCCGGGATCCATGACAGCAGACCGTACGAGCCGACACTGAAAGTGCCATTCTGGCTACCGAGTAAGAGATCAAAATCGAGTTTCGGGTCGCCGAATTATTCACACTACAGTTTTGTCGGCATCTGTGACTGACGTCTGGACGGTCACGTCCACGTCGCCGGTTTCGTCGATCGAGACGATGTAATCTTTGTACGTGAATTCGACCGTGGTAGGGACTTTCTCTCCAGTAACGGACTGAAATAGTGAGTCGAGTGCATCCGTATCAATAACGCCGTGAAGCGGTGGTCGGAGCTCTTCCGGTGGGATCTCTTCGCGGTTAGCGATTTCCTCGACAACCGTGAGGGTAATTGAGTGAGTGGTTTGCACAATCGCTGCTGCCAGATAGTGGCATATAAATTCAGCCGTTCCTCCACTGACGCACGTCAGACAATCCGTTTTGAACAATCGTTCATGGATGGTTGCATGATTCAGAGTTTTATGACTACAAGTAATATATTCGCGTTAATAAGTGATTGCAGGGCGAATCAGCCCATCTCGGAAGCCACATCGATTCTCGTATCTGGCTCGAGAACGGCTTACTCGATCCGAGCGCTGTACTCGTACTCGCTGGCGCTGAGTGAGTCGGAGATGTCGATATCGAACTCGAGTTCGTACGTGTTCGCCCCTTCTCCGTCGACCGAAATTTCCCGTCGTTCGGTGTAGGTGTCGCCGCCGGAGATATCGACCTGACCGATCAGCGTGCCGGTTTTCGACGAACCGCTCGTGTTCGAGACTGCGACGGTAAGGACGACGTTTCCGAACGCTGTCGTCTCCGCAACTGTATCATCGACGGTTAAGCCGCCGCCAAACCCGTTCCCGCTTGCGGAACAGCCCGCCAGTAACGCCACTGTCCCCGCGCTGACGGCGCTGAGAACCGACCTCCGATCGCTCTCCATGGGACATCGAGTCGTTGCAGTCGGCTTCTTTCCTTCGGTTACAGTGGCAGTCGGCTCCGTACGGGGGTGCTCCGGTGCGATATTGACTCGCGAGAACCGTTCGAGGGAGAAATTCAGCGTCGAGACGACAAGACGGGGGCCACACCGGTGTCGGGGTATCGTTGCTATCCGTCCACCGTGACGAACGACGTAGCCGGTGTGACCATGTGGTTCTCGAGGAACTCCCAGTCGTCGTACCCGGTCCCCGAGGAGAATCCGTAGTAGTCTCGTGGTGCGTTGTAATTCATGACGCTCGGGTACCGCCGGAAGCTGTATCGTGTGGAGTCGATTCCCTCGAAGTCGGCGTTCGACAGCCCGAGTGAGTGACCCAGTTCGTGCATGACAGTCGTGCCAGTGTGGTCGCGGCCCGGTTGCGATTCGACCATCATCGTTCCGAGGCCGGCCTTGCCGATGACGTTTCCATGCATCGTATCGCCGGCGACGTCCTCGACGATGACCAGGTAGTGATACCCCTGGCCTGCCCGGTCGAAATACCGCGATCGATACACGGACAGATCGCCGACATCGGTCGACGGCTCCCACGGGATCGTCTCGCTGGAAACGACGTGAAGATTTATGCCGGACGAGCCATCCGGGTTTGTAAGCGGCGCGTCGTCGAATTCCGTGACGAGTCGCTCGAGTTCGGCACGTTCGAAGGCGACTCTCTCCATGCGATCAACCTCGACGTACACGTCGGTACTGAGCGGATCGGCGTCGGGAAAGAGGTCCTGGCGGTGGACCTCCGCACCGTCCGAGAGCCCGTCCCCGTCCGTATCGGCGACGGTCGGATCAGTCCCGTGCTCGTGGACTTCCGGGCCATCGTCCAGCCCGTCGTCGTCGGTGTCAGCCGCGCTCGGATCGGTCCCGTGCTCGTGGACTTCCGCACCGTCCGTGAGACCGTCGCCGTCCGTATCCGGGTCGGTGGGGTTGGTTCCGTACGTCTCGAGTTCGACACGATCGGCTATTCCGTCGCCGTCGGAATCAGCCGTCAGCGGGTCGGTCCCGTGCTCGTGGACTTCCATCGCGTCATCGAGGCCGTCGCCATCGGTATCGGCCTCGAGTGGATCCGTTCCGCGGTCCACTTCGTCGCCGTCGTTGAGGCCGTCGCCGTCCGTATCAGCGACGGTCGGATCCGTCCCGTGTCGCGTTTCCGCACCGTCGGCCAGCCCGTCATCATCGGTGTCGGCGTCGAACGGAGCCGTCCCGTCGCGCAGTTCCACCACCACCGGTTCCCCGTCGTCGTCGGGGTCGACGACCGTCGTTCCGGCGAGGACCCCCGCCGTCAACAGCCCGACGGTGAGCACGAGACCGACGAGGAGACGCGGTGACCGCATTTCCTGAATGTCATGTCCAGGAGACAAATTAAAATTCTGTTATTCATAGCCAGGATCGATCCGGCTCGGTCGGGACCGTTGGATCGCGGTTTCACTTTCACTGTGCTGCCCAAACGCTCTTACACGCCGGCCCCGGAGACGACGGTAATGGACGGCGACGAGCGCTTCGAGGTGCCGGTCGACGACGATTCCCTGCCGTTCGATCCAGCCACCACGACGATCAGAGACGGCGATGTCTTCGACTCTCTCGAGCCGGCAGTCCAGCAGTGGTGGCTCGAGGAGTTCGGCGAGTTCGTTCCCGAGAACGAGGGCTTTTTTACGCCGCCACAGCGGGATGCGATCCCGAAGATCGAGGCAGGGACGAACACGCTGGTCTGTGCGCCAACGGGGTCGGGGAAGACGATGTCGTCGTTTCTCTCGATCATCAACTCGCTCTATAAGCGCGAGCGGGACGCCGACGACGTCGACGGGCAGAGCGCGTCTACCCGGGAGACGGAGTCCCCCGCTGGCCTCGAGAACTCGGTCTATTGCCTCTACATCTCGCCGCTAAAATCCCTCGCGAACGATATCCACCGCAATCTCGAGGTGCCACTCGCGGGCATCGAGTCGATCGCGGCCGAGCGCGACGACGTGTCGATGGGCGAGATCCGCCACGCGATTCGTCACGGCGACACCGACTCCAGTGAGCGCCAGCGGATGCTCGAAGAGACGCCCCACATCCTCAATACGACCCCCGAGACACTCGCGATCTTGTTGAACGCGCCCAAGTTCCGCGAGAAACTCCGGACCGTCGAGTACGTCATCGTCGACGAGATCCACTCGCTGGCGGCGAGCAAGCGGGGGACCCACCTCGCGGTGAGTCTCGAGCGACTCGCGGCGATGGCCGACGGTGAGATTACGCGAATCGGCTGTTCAGCGACGATCGAGCCGCTGTCCCGTGTTGCGGAGTTTCTGGTGGGCCGCGATGAACCGGGTGGCGACCCGCGCGACTATGAAATCGTCGACGCCCGGTTTGCCCGCGAGTTCGACCTGCAACTCGAGTGTCCGACTGCCGATCTGATCAACACGTCCCGTGAGGTGATCCAAGAGCGGTTCTACCAGCAACTCCACGACCACGTCCAGGCGCATACGAACACGCTTGTGTTCACCAACACGCGCTCGGGGGCTGAACGCGTCCTCCACAACCTTCGGGAGCACTTCGACGCCTACGACGAGGCCAACTCGGCCTGTCACCACGGCAGCCTCTCGAAGGAGGTCCGTCAAGATGTCGAAGACCGGCTGAAAGCCGGCGATCTCGAGGTCGTCACCACCTCGACGAGCCTCGAGCTTGGCATCGACATGCCCCATATCGACCTCGTGGTGCAGGTCGGCTCGCCCAAAAGCGTCGCCGCCCTGCTTCAGCGAGTCGGGCGGGCGGGCCACCGCGTCGGCCAGACTGTGACGGGGCGGGTGATCGCGCTCGACCGGGACGAACTCGTCGAGTGTGCGGTCATGCTCAAGACGGCCACGGAGGGCTTTGTCGACTCGGTGTCGATCCCCGAGAACGCTCAGGACGTGGCCGCTCAGCACGTCTACGGAATGGCGATCGCCGAGATCCGGCCCGAGGCCGAACTGAAAGGCATTCTCCGACGGGCGTATCCCTACCGGGACTACACCGACGCCGAGTACGAGTCGCTCATGCGGTATCTCACCGCCGAGTACGCCGGTCTCGAGGACAAGAACGTCTACGCGAAGGTTTGGCGGGACGAAAACGACCCGCCGGACGGCAAGCACCACCACGAA
The sequence above is a segment of the Natrinema sp. HArc-T2 genome. Coding sequences within it:
- a CDS encoding HalOD1 output domain-containing protein — translated: MQTTHSITLTVVEEIANREEIPPEELRPPLHGVIDTDALDSLFQSVTGEKVPTTVEFTYKDYIVSIDETGDVDVTVQTSVTDADKTVV
- a CDS encoding RNA-guided pseudouridylation complex pseudouridine synthase subunit Cbf5; the protein is MSLRGPPEERSPAELLTFGVVNLDKPPGPSSHQVSGWLRDAVDETLADRGADVTIDRAAHAGTLDPKVTGCLPIMLGDATRLAPVFLEGAKEYVAVLECHAPVPADAESVVAEFEGPIYQKPPRKSAVSRRLRVREIYDLEVLEAEERRLLLRIRCESGTYVRKLCHDLGLALGTGAHMGHLRRTLTEPFDDQTLHNAHDFLDALAFWLEDDDPDPLYEVVDPAERILEGIPSVVIAESAAREVANGAPVYAPGVIEADDDIEHGSLVACYTPNGAAVCLGELVGSPDADSGLVVDLERVLV
- a CDS encoding ATP-dependent helicase; amino-acid sequence: MDGDERFEVPVDDDSLPFDPATTTIRDGDVFDSLEPAVQQWWLEEFGEFVPENEGFFTPPQRDAIPKIEAGTNTLVCAPTGSGKTMSSFLSIINSLYKRERDADDVDGQSASTRETESPAGLENSVYCLYISPLKSLANDIHRNLEVPLAGIESIAAERDDVSMGEIRHAIRHGDTDSSERQRMLEETPHILNTTPETLAILLNAPKFREKLRTVEYVIVDEIHSLAASKRGTHLAVSLERLAAMADGEITRIGCSATIEPLSRVAEFLVGRDEPGGDPRDYEIVDARFAREFDLQLECPTADLINTSREVIQERFYQQLHDHVQAHTNTLVFTNTRSGAERVLHNLREHFDAYDEANSACHHGSLSKEVRQDVEDRLKAGDLEVVTTSTSLELGIDMPHIDLVVQVGSPKSVAALLQRVGRAGHRVGQTVTGRVIALDRDELVECAVMLKTATEGFVDSVSIPENAQDVAAQHVYGMAIAEIRPEAELKGILRRAYPYRDYTDAEYESLMRYLTAEYAGLEDKNVYAKVWRDENDPPDGKHHHEAYPVGEPLIGKRGRLARVIYMTNIGTIPDSFTCDVHTRASDEWVGQLDEGYLDTLEKGDVFVLGGDHFEYRYRRGSKVYVDRTSARPTVPSWYSERLPLSYDLGREILAFQSDLLERYDAGGPPRVRAWLRELPLDDDSVRAIARLFDHHVQYAGTESVSTPDRLAIEVVRDREEYERHYYVRSNYGRKVNDGLSRLLAYRCAQEATANVRVAVADNGFVLSMPLNRKVDLEGIVADLEADDVRADLRAALSGTDLLQRYFRINATRSLMILKRYKGYEKSASEQQVSSEMLLGFAEDLEEFAVIEETYREILEDKLNVAEIEAIVDAIDGGDLDLSRHLLDSPTPRAFGLATLSASDVVLAEDESAALQSFHEYVLEEIGEESLSGLSTTRDTDSRSH